GCTGCAGCGAGACTGACACCGGTTCCCCCTGCTTGTCTCCCAGCTGAGAGGAGTTTAATTAAGTCAGAGTAAGTTCATTTACACAGCCCCACCCTGGACTGAAGGCCAGGCAGAGCCTGAACACCCTGGAAGGGGAAGGCTCCACGGAGAATCACGGCTGCAATGGCCCCTGTGCCCACCATGGCTGGAGAATCAgggaatcagggaatggtttgggtgggaagggacctcaaagctcgTTCCATaggcagggatgctgctcaCCAGACCAGGTAATGATGCTCCTGAGCATTCCCAAAGCTTTGCAACAAGGAGGAGGTTGCAGgcacctgcagctgtgggagcagcctcGGAGCCCCCGCCGCGccctctgccagcagagctccGGCTGTGACCCCTGTGCCTGGCCCAGGGGATGGCAGCTGTCACAGGATCCatatcctgctgctccccagcccccccgcagccccagcacctgccCAAGTCCTTTTATCGGCTCACTCGTGGCCTACTCAGGCACCAGCgtcacatctgtcactccaCAAGCACCCCTAGTCACTCATCCGCCCCTTTGTCCATCCCTGGCCTCGTGGCTGCCCTTTCCAGGGAATTTCCTCCCTGGAACACGGCAGTGACAGTCCCTGCGTGCCCTCACCGGGGCTGGCACCGAGCCTGGAGAACCCTGACAATAAAGTTTGCTCAAGTGGGAATATTAAAGCAGCATCCTCCTTTTCCACTTATAAAAGTAGTCTCTCATCTAATTCTCCAAGGAATTTCAGCCAGGCTTCCAATCTGGGAGATCCAGAACAGAGCCCTCTTTATGCCAGCACAACGCCCGACTCCAGCACCAGATTGcccctttctgcttctctcttaATTCAATACAAGTAACATaccaggagagctctgctgtataattgctttattttctgcttattaGTTCTTTACCAACACTACAGCCATATTGAGAACACAAAATTCCTGGGTACTTCAGTCAGGGAGATCACAGGCCACAAACTCAGTCACTTGGTCGGACACGATTGAACGCCATTCCAAACTTACTCCATAAATTCACACGAACACAAATCGATGCACTTGGAACTCCAGACTGGTTTGTTTCGTACACAATTCCCACTTTTATCCTCCTGACAGCCACTACCTCGTGCTGAGGTCCAGCTACAGCCTAGAAAAGACGTGTTGGAAGTGGAACCTGTGGGTTTTTGTTCGGTGGCCGCAGCCGTTTGTTTCTGACGGCTCCGCCACACGTTCCGGTAACTTCTTCTCCCCCATCTCTTCCTCCCcattccccccaccccaaaaaaaaaaaaattaaaaaaaaaattcagaagcaaaAGCAATTTCCTTTCACCTACAAAACAGAATTACAAAGTTACTTCTAAGGGGATACAAAATTGCAAAGCCAACTTAATGCAGAGGCTGCCCCAGCGCTTGGAAACACAGGAAACCAACTCAGACAAAAAATGAAGGTATTGAAGTTTTCATGTTGACTGAGAATAGGTTTAAGAAAGTTCAAGAACCATTAATAGAGCTTCAAGTTTTCCAGTTTAGGCATTTACTTTGTGCTTGGCTATTTTATTGATGctccagaagaaaacagtaacCATATTGTTGTAATTTGAAGTTTTTATACCACCACACTGTTCATTAAGTTacagcaacaggaaaagaaaaataaaagctagaAAATAGAGCAATGATATTCCAATGGCAAAAAGCCTTGGATTAAAATAAACTAATCTCACTTCCTCTTCTTTAGGGCCAAGATGGAAAAGTTATTTCTACATTAAGCTTCTGCAGACTCTAATTCACAAAATCCATCAATGCTCTATCTTCTAGCACCAAGAACCCATCCAGTCCCATTTGCAACCCACATCCAGaaaagtcttttttattttttttggaacCACACTCTATAAGGACTTTGAAGTGCTCCAAAGCATTGGATTTCAGAAGTGAATTCAGGATTTTTATCTTCCCATACATCTTTGGTAAGAGCTCCATGTACAAGGTACTCAGCATGCAGAGTCACCACTGCAGCAATGTAGTGTAATGCCCCCAATTCCaagtaaaaattatattcttgaaaagaaaaaacaattaaggaaggaaaaaaaaaaaaaaggaaaataaaagccattttcttctggttttgtagCATACATTCCTAGAATTCCCCAACAGAGTTTTAACTCCTTGAGGAAATCTGAAGTTAATCCTTAAGGCTGAATAAGAACCAGCTGCTTTAACAGTTTGTGCACCCAGCGTTAATTAATACTTGATTGAGTTTTTATGCAAATACTCGCTCTGGGTGGGGTTTTTGATTGGCCAGTCCCAGCTACGGGCTGTGACATGGCTAACGAGCTGCTTTGCCCTTTAAGAACTAATTATGGAAGTTTACATTCAGCGTcgattctctctctctcccctccccgcTCTCATTAGGAGTTACTCAATGGGCCTCAGACATCCAGCATAGTTCTCTTTCCTACAGGACTACAGCAACAACCGGGACACGGGGAGGCTCCAGCCGCTCCAGGAGCTCAGTCCAGGCttggaaaaccaaaacaagaagCGATTTCCTCAAAATGGCCATTCCTGATGTCAGAACCCCCGGGCTCGAGCAGAGCTCAGCACGGAACTCGCCCTTCGCAAGGCTCCAGCatgaaaaaagaacaataataataataataacaacattttccttctttctgttgGAAAGAATCAGGAATCCTTTCAAGGTTTAGGTGTTTCCAGCTGCCTCGAGATGGAAGCGAGAGGCAAGTCAGAGCTGGACTTTTGCCAAAACATCTGATTGAAAGTCAAACTCATTGCAACATTTTATTGCTGCATCTGCTGGAAAGAGCCTCGGCCCGGAGACCGACACCAAGTAATAAAAAACTGCAACTAAACCTCATTTATGACAAAAAAACCTGCCCAGTGCCTACCCTGGAACTACAGCATCGTTCATGCCTTGTTTGCTATGTGGTGTGGGGAGCTGGTTTTGCATCCCTCCTCATGCATGATGTATGGGTCAGAACTTCCCAGCTGACATTCCAAAGCAGTTCTTACATTTCCCGGCGCCCGACACGCACTTTGAACGCGTTACAGTGGAATTCCCACTCTCTGCCACTGCAGGCAAGAATTCCCCTCATTAGCCTGAGCCGTGGAGCCAGACTGAGTCACTGTTTAGTTACAGAttaacagaacttttttttcttttctaaaaaaaaaaaaagtcctcaaTATAAAAAGACAGACTGCGGTTTGATTTTAAGCAACAATTTTCAGTTTACTAGATGAAGTCGACCTAGCAACATATCCTGCAGGAATGCAAAAAAGTAGCAATCTACAGCAAagtgagagaagagagagagaaaaaaatatatatataatcaaaAAAGTAGACCCAGAAAGCATACACTGAAAATGGACCCCCTCCCCCAACATCCCCCAAAATAATCAAACCAGCAAAGGGCTATcgagaggaaaaagaaaaaataaaccaagaaaacaaaacaaaacaaaaaagttacTTAGCAAGTCTATAATGTGTCCTTCCCCTGTTTGCTGGAAGTCTGCCATAGCATCTAGTGCCTGTGTTCGTGTCACATTCGGAGGTTAGAGCATCCTAACGCCAAGCAGGAGGAGTTAGAACAGGAATCCAGCCAAGGGTGCAGGAGGAAAGGGTGGCAACTGGAGAAAGGTGATCATAATCCTATGGATGcggttttgtttttacttttcagtaGAGAATCATTCTTCTGGAAAGCCACGtgggttatttatttttttttgtttcttttttttgtttgtttgtttaaattttttttttgttttgtttctttaattctttGTAGACTAAATAGTTCCTCTCCCATTAGGATTTATAATTGGACGTTAACCACGTCAGCCCTTCGTAGAGTCCATCCCCCGTCGTGGCACAGGAGGGCTGCACATACCAATTCCTATCCCTGATTCGGGTCAGGCCCAGTTTCTCCTGGATCTCGTGGGGTTTCATGGCGTCGGGCAGGTCCTGCTTGTTGGCGAAGATGAGGATGATGGCGTCCCGCATCTCCCGGTCGTTGATGATGCGGTGCAGCTCCTGCCGCGCCTCGTCGATGCGGTCGCGGTCGGCGCAGTCCACCACGAAGATGAGCCCCTGCGTGCCCGTGTAGTAGTGCCGCCACAGGGGCCGGATCTTGTCCTGGCCGCCCACGTCCCACACGTTGAACTTGACGTTCTTGTAGGTGACGGTCTCCACGTTGAAGCCCACGGTGGGGATCGTGGTCACCGACTGGCCCAGCTTCAGCTTGTACAGGATCGTGGTCTTGCCGGCCGCGTCCAGCCCCAGCATCAGGATCCGCATCTCCTTGTTCCCGAAGATCTTGGACAGCACCTTGCCCATCTCGGCGGCATCCAAGGGAGGGCGAGAGGGCGAGCGCCGGCCCGGCGGGGAAGGGCGGGCGGGGCTCAGCACGGGCCGCGCATGGGGCGGCGGGGAGGCGGCTCCGCTGCTCCGCCGGGcccgcggcggcggctccgcccGCTCCTGCCTCGGCTCCCGCCGCGGCTCCTCAGCTCATGGGTGCCGGCGGGAGGATCCTGAGGGCCGGGGAGCGCCGGGAAGTGCCGGGAGTGGCCGAGATGGCCCGGGAGCGTCCCGGCCGTACCTGAGGGCCCCGCGCGCCGCTCCCTCCGCCCGCGCCGCCGGAAAGGGGCCGCGCNNNNNNNNNNNNNNNNNNNNNNNNNNNNNNNNNNNNNNNNNNNNNNNNNNNNNNNNNNNNNNNNNNNNNNNNNNNNNNNNNNNNNNNNNNNNNNNNNNNNNNNNNNNNNNNNNNNNNNNNNNNNNNNNNNNNNNNNNNNNNNNNNNNNNNNNNNNNNNNNNNNNNNNNNNNNNNNNNNNNNNNNNNNNNNNNNNNNNNNNNNNNNNNNNNNNNNNNNNNNNNNNNNNNNNNNNNNNNNNNNNNNNNNNNNNNNNNNNNNNNNNNNNNNNNNNNNNNNNNNNNNNNNNNNNNNNNNNNNNNNNNNNNNNNNNNNNNNNNNGGGACCGCGCCCGGGACCGGGAGCAGCCCCGGGAATGAGCCCTGAGCGGGAGACAAAGCCTGCCTTGGGACGGGCCGCGTGTGCGGGCAGGGCGGGGaaaccctggcacagggtgcccgGAGAAgccggggctgtccctggatcccaaggccgggctggacggggctggagcagcctgggacagtgggaggtgtccctggccaggcagggccgggatgggatgggctgCGAGATCCCTTCCAGCCACAACCGCTCCGTGTGATTCAGTGCTGCATCATCGGGTTTATGACTCCACGTTGTCCTGGGTCACTCCCTGTGATTCCAGCGGGTGAAACTCCACGGATCAGCGCCCGGGACACGCAGCGTTCGGGGCCcgtccctgccctgtgcccgGAGCGCTGCCCCGGCACGCCCAGCGCGGAGGTTCCTGCACACACTCGTCGGGCCGGTCCCGCCGCCGGGGCCTGGCCCCACCCCCGGCCCGGGGCTGAGCCGGAGGGCCGGGACTCGGGAGCGCTGCCAGGGACACGGGAATGCCGCCCGGCTGCTCCTCCGGGCCGGGGATGTTGGGGCACGGGTGCCCACCCAGTTCCTGCCGGGagccagcctgtgctggtggctgctccGGAGCTCGGGGAGTGATTGTGGGGAAGCGGCTCGTGGAACACAAATCCCGAAAAGTCACGGAATTACAGAGTGGCCcgggttggaagagaccttagaGCCCGTCTCGTCCCatgccacgggcagggacacttcccaccGGGATGTATTTGATCATTTTGGGGtctcctcctgcagagcacagtgCACATTCCCTTGGGATTGTGTAGGATTGGCTTCGCTGGATCTTCCCAATCCCTTCAAAAATACCAAATTTTGAGCTGATTTATATGGCTGATGCCCTGGCCCATGGAAAGCAATCCCTCTTGGAGCTGCCAAGGGGAATTCTTTGGGGTCTTTATGAGAACGGGAGGGTTCCCACACTGCAGAATTCATAAGGGACCaagctcttctctctgctgagcagggacaggaacggctggagctgtgccaggaggttTAGGCTGAgatcagggcaaggttcttcaGAGCATGGTCAGTGCATGGATCCAGGGGTTGGATCCATGATTCCTGAGGGTCTCATCCAGCTCAGGATTTTCCACCATTCTGTGATGTCAACAGGAGTTTTCGAGGAAGTCTTTGCTCTTTCCTGCAGCGAGCCAAGAGGGAGGATGCCAAGGAAAACACGGCATCCGTGGCCTCTCCTGGTgagaggctgtgccagggttcagcctgctgggctgcaggagtgTCCTGCACTCCTGCCAGGGCTCAGGAGTGTCCCTGCCTGCGCCGGGCACTGCCAGAGTTCACGCTCTGATGATTAAACCAGCGGATAATGCTGCTAATTATCATACTGGATTGGGATTTACAGCAagccctgatcctgctggaTGCAGCTGGTTCAGTCTCCTCTCTCGCTAGCATGGGATATTTATCTAAACAGAGAGCTAAATATTTGCAGGGCTAAAATTAACCTCAGGATGTGGATATTGGTGGTGGGTTTTCACTTGGATCTGCTCTGTGTGACCATTTCTGTGCTGGTGAGCTCATTAAATCAGGCAGCACGAGACCACAAGGGTTCAAACTAGCAGAGAAAAGTGATATCAGGAGCTTGAAGGTCCTTCCTTTGCCCATGAGCCGGAAtcagtttttcttcccttggCCTCAGAGCAGCTTTTTGTGCTGTCAGGAAATTACTTCTGGTGCTTTTGTTCTGACAGTGCAAAGGGTGTGACGGTGCTGAGGttgttctgctttcctttttaacaGCTGAGAGGCTCCTCTGGGGCTTTCTCCCAGGCCCCAAAGGTGAGGAGTGTGGATCTCAAGGATTAAgtgaaaataaagcacaggTGGTGGAACACGGGATGGGGTCTGGGATGCTCGGCTCCCCAGGCTGTGTCACCCACCTCTGGCTGCTGTGAAACCCCATGGAATGGGGGGGGGGAAATGCCCTTTCCATCGTCTGCTCCCCATTTTGCACCCAGATGAGCCGTTCCTTGGGTCTCTCCCTTTGaatcttggcttttttttgctttgttggaGACTGCACTGTTCCTCATCCTCAGGGACTGGGTGCAGATTGGGCTTGGCCTGCTTTGGCTTTGCCCATTTCACCTGGCAAACAACTTTCCTGAACTCCTCCTGTCCTTTCCCTCCTGGAAAAGTGATGGGATCTGTGCAACCTGCCCAGAGTTTCTCTGAGCTGGAGCCCTGTGGATTTGGGGCTCTCCAGTGACTCAGCAACgcttcctgctctgctcctgtccccacacaggaccctgctcccatccctgtcatcctctgctcctttcccactATCCCTGGCAGGGCCcatggctgagctgagctgctctgggctgtggagGCCTCACATGACCCACAGAGCACCCAAAATGGATCTTCCCGTGATCATCCACGGCTCAAAACCTGCCAGAGGGGCATGGAGAGCTGCACATCTGCCCACAGCAACCCCAAACTGATGTGGGGATGCTCAAAACCTGCCAGAGGGGCATGGTGAGCTGCACATCTGCCCACAGCAACCCCAAACTGATGTTGGTTACATGCCTGGAGTGGctcaggttggaaggaacccacacagtgccacctccctgctccagcagggccatcccagggcacaggattgtgtccagcTGGTTCTGGAATgtctccagggaaggagactcctctctgggcaatctgttccagtgcctggtCACTGCACAGTAACAAGTTCTTCCTCAGAAGACAAATGGGATTCACTCAGGCAAATGCTTTTCCACCTGTGCTGGGATTTATTCCCAAGGATCCTCCCTGCCCTTCAGGAAAACTTCCCAGCCTCACAGTCTGTGCACCAGGGGAAGATTTGCCATGGTCTGGCTGTGCTTTTAAAGGAATTATTCCAGCTCTTTAGGAGGGTAGATAGCAACAAGACATCGGAGCACTCAGCACTTTGGGTAGTTAAGATCTCAAATTAGTCACTAATGAACTCTGAGCACGTCAATCCCTGCAGCTCACGTTCCCCAATCCCACAGGGAAtggaggagaagctggagagAGAGCACCACCTACTTTTGGAACATTTTAGTGGAGAGTCCTGTTGGTTTCCGTAAGTGCACAGGAAGGAGGGTAAACAGGAAGCAAATGGAAATAACTTCagtaaaggcaaaaaaaagggCTTTGCTGTCTGAGGGATCCCACTGCTGCgtccctgcagagccactgcAGCTCACCTGGGAGAGCCAGGACCTGCCACAGCCTTTAAAACAGGGATTTGTTTGGAAAGACAGGTTCTTATTTTCAAGAGAATGACTTTGGGGTGGAAATGTGTCAGCACAGACGAAGTGTGATGGTCTGAGCAAAGCAGGTTCTTCATTTCAGGATGGATATAAATCCCTCTGGGCACTATCTACTCCATCTAGCTCAGTCTTACACTGCTGATTGATTTTCAAGGTAAAATACTCCCCCCAAAAAGACTTAGAATACCCAAATATGTTCTAAATTACCTGAAAAGTGTGAGTTCTTAGGAGGGGCTCAGTTTCACCCACCTGCCTGAGAATTAAAACCCTCCTCAGGTCCTTGGCAATCCCCTGTGAGTTACTGGGTAGCCTGCAggagttaaatattttaaaagtgagttaaatattttaaaagcgagtttaatgttttaaaagtaagttaaatgttttaaaagtgaGGTAAATGTTTGAAAAGCGAGCAGTGGCTGACGTGTGTCAGTGGGTGGGTGTCCCATGTACCTGCTGGGGATTTACACCTGGAGAGTAAAAAGCAATTATGGTTATAAAGTGATTAAGGGTTACAGCCTGGAAAAGGGCAGCAAATACCTTTGTGGGACCTTGTGGTAACTCAGCTGGGTctggctgctcctcatcctTCCTCATCTTTCCTTATCCATAAGGAATCCCCTTATGGGTGGTGCAGGTACCAAGGTTTGAAGTTTTcgttttccatggatttctaCAGCCGTGTTTCCATGTTCTGCCCCCCAGCAGAGGTCCAGGTGCTGCCACAGCAACGTGAAGCACCAAATTAACCAAACATTGAGGAAACTGATGCTCATCAATCAAAGAATTTTTATCTCTTTGAACAGAAATCAAATTCTAATCTCTTTGGACCATCAGGCCAAACCTGTTTGGATGTGGTGCAGCTCATCTTTCCTTGCTTCCCTCTTGACAGAGATGGGAAAAGCCTCTGTTGCACTGATCCTTCAAAGACCTTTGTGGCTttccaaggaaggaaaaggaaatataataACACTCTGGGTTTAGTATCTGTGTTGGATAAATTCTCCTGTTGTGAAAACAAATTACATCCTCCCTACAACAATGGCATTCCAGGGGTGGATTTGTCATGGAGATATCTCCACAATGGCCAAGTGTCCTGAGCTGGGTGAGTCAGGGAGAGAGGCCTTTCCCAGAGCACTTGGCCATTTGTGcctgagggcagggaggggtggggatGGTTCCCATGGAGGTCTCAGCCCTGTTTCCTGTGATTTTGGGatgcagaagcagctgggatTGGCAGGAAGTTGAACCTGAAACCTCCAAAGGTGTGTGTGCTATCAGAAACATCCCTGGATCTTCCCATCCCGTTAACCAagtggaggagggagggggtgCTGGAGAATATCCTGCCTGCAGAGGTCTCTGGGAGCCTGAGCGTGCTGCAAGGATGCCTGGAGGATCCTAAAGAATCAATGAAATCCCACAGGTGTCATCAGGAGAAAGCCCTGTCCTGGTATCCATTCCTCCAGCCCCCTCTGGAAGTGAGGACAGGAAAGTCAGTCTGAcaccctggagaggagaaggatccagggagagctcagagttccttgcagggcctgaaggggctccaggagagctggagagggactggggacaagggatggagggacaggacacagggaatggctcccagtgccagaaggcagggatgg
This sequence is a window from Parus major isolate Abel chromosome 5, Parus_major1.1, whole genome shotgun sequence. Protein-coding genes within it:
- the ARF6 gene encoding ADP-ribosylation factor 6 gives rise to the protein MGKVLSKIFGNKEMRILMLGLDAAGKTTILYKLKLGQSVTTIPTVGFNVETVTYKNVKFNVWDVGGQDKIRPLWRHYYTGTQGLIFVVDCADRDRIDEARQELHRIINDREMRDAIILIFANKQDLPDAMKPHEIQEKLGLTRIRDRNWYVQPSCATTGDGLYEGLTWLTSNYKS